From the genome of Streptomyces sp. V1I1, one region includes:
- a CDS encoding helicase C-terminal domain-containing protein, protein MGTMPEGSSPSTPRTLAEALRTRGDEDLAALLRARPDLLSPVPNDLTQLATRAGTRASVVRALERLDRFTLQTAEALAVAPDPAPYETLVALLTGDEGDPAIEAALPRAVDVLRGQALVWGGDDRLRLVRTARELLAPSPNRPSPTGLGPTVAEATAGMSPGRLQEILAAAGLPTTHDPVSAVAALTSLFTDRSRMAALLDTAPSEALTVLDRLVWGPPYGEVTANPTPPVQWLRDRGLLLPTSLRTVVLPREAALHLRGGRTHRAPEPEPPAVRPAATASMTQGRPQVVDSTAAGQAFTALSTVEDLLKDWHEGGPAVLRSGGLSVRDLKRTAAALDTTEQMAAFWLELAYAAGLLAADGEADERYAPTPAYDDWLTLPAAERWARLAAAWLTATRTAGLIGGQDTKGRTLSALGPDLDRSAAIEVRRRILDLLAGLPAGTAPDPETVLARLRWERPLRGTGTQDLDTNAARNAATAVPTDLRSRIAAWTLTEAEVLGVTGRGALSTHGRALLGHAQYGLDAQAASAGNGDAFAGNGKPAPGAQTASAAALAPLLPEPLDHILLQADLTAVAPGPLQRPLAETLAVLADIESKGGATVYRFTPASVRRALDAGKSASDLHTFLATHSRTPVPQPLSYLVDDVARRHGHLRIGSASAYVRCDDDALLGEILADKRSQGLRLRRLAPTVLAAQADPATLLEGLRTMGYAPAAESAEGDVLITRAHARRTPPRTAPVPVPDGPPVPDGTLLGAAVKAIRAGDMAATVVRKPVPEPARNGELPRTTSAETLATVQAAAMTGAALWIGYVNADGAASQRVIAPVRVEGGFVTAYDHTADEVRTYPLHRITGVAELADDPA, encoded by the coding sequence ATGGGGACCATGCCCGAAGGAAGCAGTCCGAGCACTCCGCGCACGCTCGCCGAAGCGCTGCGCACCCGCGGTGACGAGGATCTTGCCGCACTGCTGCGCGCCCGCCCCGACCTGCTGAGCCCCGTGCCGAACGATCTGACGCAGCTCGCCACGCGGGCCGGCACGCGTGCCTCCGTCGTACGCGCGCTGGAGCGGCTCGACCGGTTCACGCTGCAGACCGCCGAGGCGCTGGCGGTGGCCCCCGACCCCGCCCCGTACGAGACGCTCGTCGCACTGCTGACCGGCGACGAGGGCGACCCGGCTATCGAGGCGGCCCTGCCGCGGGCGGTGGACGTGCTGCGCGGGCAGGCGCTGGTGTGGGGCGGCGACGACCGGCTGCGGCTGGTGCGCACCGCGCGCGAACTCCTCGCCCCGTCGCCGAACCGTCCGTCCCCGACCGGCCTCGGCCCGACCGTCGCCGAGGCCACGGCCGGGATGTCGCCGGGCCGGCTGCAGGAGATCCTCGCGGCGGCCGGGCTGCCGACCACGCACGATCCGGTCTCCGCGGTCGCCGCGCTGACCTCGCTGTTCACCGACCGCTCGCGGATGGCGGCGCTGCTCGACACCGCCCCGTCCGAGGCTCTGACGGTGCTCGACCGGCTGGTCTGGGGCCCTCCGTACGGAGAGGTCACGGCGAACCCCACGCCGCCCGTGCAGTGGCTGCGCGACCGCGGGCTGCTGCTGCCCACGTCGCTGCGGACGGTCGTGCTGCCGCGCGAGGCGGCGCTGCATCTGCGCGGCGGCCGCACCCACCGCGCGCCGGAGCCGGAGCCGCCCGCGGTCAGGCCGGCCGCGACGGCGTCGATGACCCAGGGCCGTCCACAGGTTGTGGACAGTACGGCGGCGGGCCAGGCCTTCACCGCGCTGTCGACGGTCGAGGACCTGCTTAAGGACTGGCACGAGGGCGGGCCGGCCGTGCTGCGCTCGGGCGGCCTTTCGGTACGTGACCTCAAGCGCACCGCGGCCGCGCTGGACACAACCGAGCAGATGGCCGCGTTCTGGCTCGAACTCGCTTATGCGGCGGGCCTGTTGGCGGCGGACGGCGAGGCGGACGAACGGTACGCGCCGACGCCGGCGTACGACGACTGGCTCACGCTTCCGGCGGCCGAGCGGTGGGCGCGGCTCGCCGCGGCCTGGCTCACCGCGACGCGCACGGCGGGCCTGATCGGCGGCCAGGACACGAAGGGCCGTACGCTCTCGGCCCTCGGCCCCGACCTGGACCGCTCAGCCGCGATCGAGGTCCGCCGCCGCATCCTCGACCTGCTCGCCGGGCTCCCCGCGGGCACGGCCCCCGACCCGGAAACGGTCCTGGCCCGCCTCCGCTGGGAACGCCCCCTCCGCGGCACCGGAACACAGGACCTGGACACGAACGCGGCCCGGAACGCGGCGACCGCCGTCCCGACAGACCTGCGCTCCCGCATCGCGGCCTGGACCCTGACCGAGGCGGAGGTCCTGGGCGTGACGGGCCGCGGGGCACTGTCGACGCACGGGCGTGCGCTGCTGGGGCACGCGCAGTACGGTCTCGACGCCCAAGCCGCCTCCGCGGGGAACGGGGATGCCTTCGCGGGGAACGGGAAACCCGCCCCGGGCGCCCAAACCGCCTCCGCCGCCGCGCTCGCGCCGCTTCTCCCCGAGCCCCTCGATCACATCCTTCTCCAGGCCGACCTCACCGCCGTCGCCCCCGGCCCCCTTCAGCGGCCGCTCGCCGAGACCCTCGCCGTGCTCGCCGACATCGAGTCCAAGGGCGGCGCCACGGTCTACCGCTTCACACCCGCCTCCGTACGCCGCGCGCTCGACGCCGGAAAGTCCGCCTCCGACCTGCACACCTTCCTGGCCACGCACTCCCGCACACCCGTGCCGCAGCCGCTCAGCTATCTCGTCGACGACGTGGCCCGCCGCCACGGCCATCTGCGGATCGGCTCCGCGTCCGCCTACGTACGCTGCGACGACGACGCGCTGCTCGGCGAGATCCTCGCCGACAAACGGTCCCAGGGCCTGCGGCTGCGCCGCCTCGCCCCCACCGTCCTGGCCGCCCAGGCCGACCCGGCGACGCTGCTGGAAGGGCTGCGCACCATGGGGTACGCGCCCGCCGCCGAGTCCGCGGAGGGCGACGTCCTGATCACCCGAGCCCACGCCCGCCGCACCCCGCCCCGTACCGCGCCCGTCCCGGTCCCGGACGGCCCGCCGGTGCCGGACGGGACGCTGCTCGGAGCGGCGGTGAAGGCGATCCGCGCGGGCGACATGGCCGCCACGGTCGTACGCAAACCCGTCCCGGAGCCCGCGAGGAACGGCGAACTCCCCCGCACCACGTCCGCCGAGACCCTGGCCACCGTGCAGGCCGCGGCGATGACCGGCGCCGCCCTCTGGATCGGCTACGTCAACGCGGACGGCGCCGCCAGCCAGCGCGTCATCGCGCCGGTGCGCGTGGAGGGCGGGTTCGTCACGGCGTACGACCACACGGCGGACGAGGTCCGCACATACCCCCTGCACCGCATCACCGGCGTCGCCGAACTCGCGGACGACCCCGCCTGA
- a CDS encoding ABC transporter substrate-binding protein, whose amino-acid sequence MTGNLRRRTLAAGSVVLAGALALTACGSGSGNDSKDTSPGAGGTHTVKTAMGDVQVPDAPKRVVVLDTAELDSVITLGVKPVGAAHADVESGFLSYLPKDQVAGVKDVGAITQPNLEAVAALKPDLILTSKVRDGDKYDKLKAIAPTVMTESTGHPWKENFQVHADALGKKDEAAKVVSAYDAHAKKVTDAVGGKEKAAATKINVVRFVEGADIRIYGKQNYIATILADVGLGRPAITDKAKDGFSYDVSPEKIDLAAADVIFHSTYGDPKKAKQTQTLGSGLWKNLPAVKNGTVFQVDDQLWIQGIGYTAAGKILDELRADLTK is encoded by the coding sequence ATGACCGGAAACCTCCGCCGCCGCACCCTCGCCGCCGGCTCCGTCGTCCTCGCGGGGGCGCTCGCCCTTACCGCGTGCGGCTCCGGCTCCGGCAACGACAGCAAGGACACGTCGCCGGGCGCCGGCGGAACCCACACCGTCAAGACGGCCATGGGCGACGTCCAGGTCCCCGACGCGCCGAAGCGCGTAGTCGTACTCGACACGGCAGAGCTGGACTCCGTGATCACTCTGGGCGTGAAGCCGGTCGGCGCCGCGCACGCCGACGTCGAGTCGGGCTTCCTCAGCTACCTGCCCAAGGACCAGGTCGCGGGCGTCAAGGACGTCGGCGCGATCACCCAGCCCAATCTGGAGGCCGTCGCCGCGCTCAAGCCGGATCTCATCCTCACCAGCAAGGTCCGCGACGGCGACAAGTACGACAAGCTCAAGGCGATCGCTCCGACCGTCATGACCGAGAGCACCGGCCACCCCTGGAAGGAGAACTTCCAGGTGCACGCCGACGCGCTCGGCAAGAAGGACGAGGCCGCGAAGGTCGTCTCCGCGTACGACGCCCACGCGAAGAAAGTCACCGACGCCGTCGGCGGCAAGGAGAAGGCCGCGGCCACCAAGATCAACGTGGTGCGCTTCGTCGAGGGCGCGGACATCCGCATCTACGGCAAGCAGAACTACATCGCGACGATCCTCGCCGACGTGGGCCTCGGCCGCCCCGCCATCACCGACAAGGCCAAGGACGGCTTCTCGTACGACGTGAGCCCGGAGAAGATCGACCTCGCGGCGGCGGACGTCATCTTCCACTCCACGTACGGCGACCCGAAGAAGGCCAAGCAGACGCAGACCCTCGGCAGCGGTCTGTGGAAGAACCTGCCGGCCGTCAAGAACGGCACGGTCTTCCAGGTCGACGACCAGCTGTGGATCCAGGGCATCGGCTACACCGCGGCCGGCAAGATCCTCGACGAACTGCGGGCCGACCTCACGAAGTAG
- a CDS encoding ABC transporter ATP-binding protein: MSRLTARELTLAYEDHRVVHELDLAVPDGQVTVIVGPNACGKSTTLRALGRLLKPRGGAVLLDGQELSKIPTKRIAQSIGLLPQSPVAPEAITVADLVSRGRQPHQHWWQQWSQEDERAVTDAMERTDVHALAERSVDELSGGQRQRVWIAMALAQQTDLLLLDEPTTYLDIAHQVEVLDLVRQLAHPTPVGSRGRTVVAVLHDLNQAARYADHLVAMKSGRIVAEGHPKEIVTADLVREVFGLDSVVVPDPVTGSPLVVPGAPYSPSRVADVPAPATSR; this comes from the coding sequence GTGAGCAGGCTCACCGCGCGCGAGCTGACGCTCGCCTACGAGGACCACAGGGTCGTGCACGAGCTCGACCTGGCCGTCCCTGACGGGCAGGTGACGGTGATCGTGGGCCCGAACGCCTGCGGCAAGTCGACGACCCTGCGCGCCCTCGGGCGACTGCTGAAGCCCCGGGGCGGGGCCGTGCTGCTGGACGGCCAGGAGCTGTCGAAGATCCCCACGAAGAGGATCGCGCAGTCGATCGGGCTGCTGCCGCAGTCCCCCGTCGCCCCCGAGGCGATCACCGTCGCCGACCTCGTCTCCCGCGGCCGCCAGCCCCACCAGCACTGGTGGCAGCAGTGGTCGCAGGAGGACGAACGCGCGGTCACCGACGCCATGGAGCGTACGGACGTCCATGCGCTCGCCGAGCGGTCGGTGGACGAGCTGTCCGGCGGGCAGCGGCAGCGCGTCTGGATCGCGATGGCGCTCGCGCAGCAGACGGATCTGCTGCTCCTGGACGAGCCGACGACGTATCTCGACATCGCCCACCAGGTCGAAGTGCTGGATCTCGTACGGCAGTTGGCGCATCCGACTCCTGTCGGTTCGCGCGGGCGCACCGTCGTCGCCGTGCTGCACGACCTCAACCAGGCCGCGCGGTACGCCGACCACCTGGTCGCCATGAAGTCCGGCCGGATCGTCGCGGAGGGCCACCCGAAGGAGATAGTCACCGCGGATCTCGTACGCGAGGTCTTCGGCCTTGACTCGGTGGTGGTCCCGGACCCGGTGACGGGGTCGCCGCTGGTCGTGCCGGGCGCGCCGTACTCGCCCTCCCGCGTCGCCGATGTCCCCGCCCCTGCCACCTCCCGCTGA
- a CDS encoding iron chelate uptake ABC transporter family permease subunit, with amino-acid sequence MSGETVTVRPPGYGLVRAGRGTFLVHRRAAVAAGVLGVVLAAVCVAYLCVGESFVAPGEVLKVLAGQDSPDELVVGTLRLPRMVTGLLVGTAFGVAGALIQTVARNPLASPDIIGISQGASAVTVGAMTFGVTSYTVLPYLSVAGGIVAAALVYVFAWRGGLHATRFVLIGIGFAIALRSVTTLFMTKGDYLVAQQAQIWMTGSLNGRGWEEAAPLGWTLLVLVPAVLWAARAQRTVSMDDDTATALGVRLGRVRLGLVLLGVVLASVATGAAGPVDFVALLAPQIARRTTRTAQIPLLCSALMGAVIVVLADLLARKLLAPTELPVGVLTAAVGAPYLIWLIVRSRTAGGKA; translated from the coding sequence ATGAGCGGTGAGACCGTGACCGTCCGGCCCCCCGGGTACGGGCTCGTACGGGCAGGCCGCGGGACCTTCCTCGTTCATCGACGGGCCGCCGTCGCCGCCGGCGTCCTCGGCGTCGTGCTCGCCGCCGTCTGCGTCGCGTACCTCTGCGTCGGCGAGAGCTTCGTCGCGCCCGGGGAGGTGCTGAAGGTCCTCGCCGGACAGGACTCACCCGACGAGCTCGTCGTCGGCACCCTGCGGCTGCCCCGCATGGTCACCGGGCTCCTCGTCGGCACCGCCTTCGGTGTCGCGGGTGCGCTCATCCAGACCGTCGCGCGCAATCCCCTCGCCAGCCCCGACATCATCGGGATCAGCCAGGGCGCGAGCGCCGTCACCGTCGGGGCGATGACCTTCGGGGTCACCTCGTACACCGTGCTGCCGTACCTCTCCGTCGCCGGCGGCATCGTCGCCGCCGCGCTCGTGTACGTCTTCGCCTGGCGCGGCGGGCTGCATGCCACCCGGTTCGTGCTCATCGGCATCGGCTTCGCGATCGCGCTCCGGTCGGTCACCACCCTGTTCATGACCAAGGGCGACTATCTCGTCGCCCAGCAGGCCCAGATCTGGATGACCGGCTCGCTCAACGGCCGTGGCTGGGAGGAGGCGGCCCCGCTCGGCTGGACGCTGCTCGTGCTCGTGCCCGCGGTGCTGTGGGCCGCCCGCGCGCAGCGGACCGTGAGCATGGACGACGACACGGCGACCGCGCTCGGAGTGCGGCTCGGGCGCGTACGGCTCGGGCTCGTGCTCCTCGGAGTCGTCCTGGCGTCCGTGGCGACCGGCGCGGCCGGACCCGTCGACTTCGTGGCGCTGCTCGCACCGCAGATCGCCCGCCGGACGACCCGGACCGCGCAGATCCCGCTGCTCTGCTCCGCGCTGATGGGCGCGGTCATCGTCGTACTCGCCGATCTGCTTGCGCGAAAGCTCCTGGCGCCCACCGAGCTGCCGGTGGGCGTGCTGACGGCCGCCGTCGGCGCCCCGTATCTGATCTGGCTGATCGTCCGTAGTCGTACCGCTGGAGGCAAGGCGTGA